A region from the uncultured Holophaga sp. genome encodes:
- the tpx gene encoding thiol peroxidase — protein MAKTALQGNPFNTCGELPALGTPAPEFGATKADLSPCSLKDLKGRKVVINIFPSVDTPVCAASVRRFNQEAAGRENTTVVCISRDLPFAGARFCAAEGLDKVVTVSDFRNPEFAQGYGTLLVDGPLAGLHARAVVVVGEDGLVKYTQLVPEIGQEPDYAGALAAL, from the coding sequence ATGGCCAAGACCGCCCTTCAGGGGAACCCCTTCAACACCTGCGGTGAGCTTCCCGCCCTCGGCACCCCGGCTCCAGAGTTCGGGGCCACCAAGGCCGATCTCTCCCCCTGCAGCTTGAAGGATCTCAAGGGGCGCAAGGTGGTCATCAACATCTTCCCCAGCGTCGACACCCCGGTGTGTGCCGCCTCCGTGCGCCGCTTCAACCAGGAGGCCGCAGGCCGCGAGAACACCACCGTGGTCTGCATCTCCCGGGATCTGCCCTTCGCTGGTGCCCGCTTCTGCGCCGCCGAGGGCTTGGACAAGGTGGTGACTGTATCCGACTTCCGCAACCCTGAATTCGCCCAGGGCTACGGCACCCTGCTGGTGGATGGGCCCCTGGCCGGTCTGCACGCCCGGGCCGTGGTGGTGGTGGGTGAGGATGGTCTGGTCAAGTACACTCAGCTGGTGCCTGAGATCGGACAGGAGCCAGACTACGCCGGGGCCCTCGCCGCACTCTGA
- a CDS encoding NADH:flavin oxidoreductase/NADH oxidase: protein MHPLFTPFDLGLLRLPNRIVIPPMCQYSASDGKAGDWHRFHWGNLGVSGAGLFIVEATAVLPEGRISSVDLGLWSDAQEEAMAEVLGSSASFVSVPFGIQLAHAGRKASTRVPWVGGGRLPLPEGGWVPTAPSPLPYAAQDEAPEALDAAGIRRVVEAFAASARRARRLGFPLVELHAAHGYLLHQFLSPLANRRRDAYGGSLENRMRLTLEVFEAMRAVLPDRVLGVRISATDWVEGGWDLEQSVELARVLQGMGCEFIDVSGGGLSPLQRLDPAPGYQVPYAARIKAETGLPTMAVGLITEPGHAGNILERGEADLVAVGRGHLFDPRWAWRAARELGGRVEAPPQFWRALPQGCPSLFRGQ from the coding sequence ATGCATCCGCTCTTCACGCCCTTCGACCTGGGCCTGCTCAGGCTGCCCAACCGGATTGTGATTCCCCCCATGTGCCAGTACTCGGCCTCCGATGGAAAGGCCGGGGACTGGCACAGGTTCCATTGGGGGAACCTGGGGGTCTCCGGCGCGGGGCTCTTCATCGTGGAGGCCACGGCTGTCCTCCCCGAAGGCCGGATTTCGTCCGTCGATCTGGGGCTGTGGTCCGACGCCCAGGAAGAGGCCATGGCGGAGGTACTGGGCTCCAGCGCCTCCTTTGTGAGTGTGCCTTTCGGGATACAGTTGGCCCATGCGGGGCGCAAGGCTTCCACCCGGGTGCCCTGGGTGGGGGGCGGGCGGCTGCCCCTTCCCGAAGGTGGCTGGGTGCCCACGGCCCCCTCGCCCTTGCCCTATGCCGCCCAGGATGAGGCTCCGGAGGCGCTTGACGCAGCCGGGATCCGCAGGGTGGTGGAGGCCTTCGCCGCCTCAGCCCGACGGGCGAGGCGGCTGGGCTTTCCCCTGGTGGAGCTCCATGCAGCCCATGGCTATCTGCTCCACCAGTTCCTATCCCCCCTCGCCAACCGGAGGAGGGATGCCTATGGTGGCTCTCTGGAGAACCGCATGCGCCTGACCTTGGAGGTCTTCGAGGCCATGCGGGCCGTGCTGCCGGATCGGGTTCTGGGGGTTCGGATATCGGCCACGGATTGGGTCGAAGGGGGCTGGGATCTGGAACAGTCGGTGGAGCTGGCGCGAGTGCTCCAGGGTATGGGCTGTGAGTTCATCGACGTCTCCGGGGGAGGCCTCAGCCCCCTGCAGCGGCTCGACCCCGCCCCGGGCTACCAGGTCCCCTATGCCGCCAGGATCAAGGCCGAGACGGGGTTGCCCACCATGGCCGTGGGTCTGATCACCGAACCCGGGCATGCCGGGAACATTCTGGAGCGGGGCGAAGCGGATCTCGTGGCAGTGGGGCGGGGTCACCTCTTCGACCCCCGCTGGGCCTGGCGGGCGGCCCGGGAGCTGGGGGGCAGGGTGGAGGCTCCACCCCAGTTTTGGCGGGCCCTTCCCCAGGGCTGCCCCTCGCTCTTCCGGGGGCAGTGA
- a CDS encoding twin-arginine translocase TatA/TatE family subunit, whose translation MMGNLGIWEIILIGAVLLLLFGPSKLPELGKSLGRGIQEFKKAGRELTAPVQEAVKGEKDGQ comes from the coding sequence ATCATGGGCAACCTGGGCATCTGGGAAATCATCCTGATCGGGGCCGTACTGCTGCTGCTCTTCGGGCCTTCCAAGCTCCCTGAGCTGGGCAAGTCCCTGGGGCGCGGTATCCAGGAGTTCAAGAAGGCCGGTCGGGAGCTCACCGCCCCGGTGCAGGAGGCCGTGAAGGGAGAGAAGGACGGGCAGTAG